A region from the Antennarius striatus isolate MH-2024 chromosome 24, ASM4005453v1, whole genome shotgun sequence genome encodes:
- the nufip1 gene encoding FMR1-interacting protein NUFIP1 isoform X2, producing the protein MNWMMILLGLVPSTGFLLLPRRWTMSTCSVSLSLLSGSTSWQMVIARLRTSSWSASGTPTSLRFRRRVCVSISSILLMVFLTGCSTWATLCSTWATFVLTAFSSTVVRSSFSSRRMRGRGRGRGWGRGCGRGRGNRGFYGGRHQGLPLETPPPVTQRCSDGDPLGALASSDHDSDREDPAAESKSGGLVVPPKQMSSALGSLIASYGSMSESDEEPEVVPIQRARDLVQENQVLLHSTPPITQNRGASVRPESSSEGRNAPQLVSAPHIGRGRGGRGGRRGRGRQDKPQTSRPTLLEMLLAPDIRHERNVLLQCVRYVVRSNFFGLESIPQRREGVRNEPTAAIPNQRKGKPSGEDDAVSPSVKYDNQEDLGAAEAALVELNCQDGVLQGDQVCSEPSVELIRNGEETADKDLSTCGDEITRTLNVCDDEIWESPGFILNE; encoded by the exons ATGAACTGGATGATGATCCTTCTGGGGTTGGTACCCTCCACAggattcctcctcctgcccagACGATGGACCATGTCCACATGTTCTGTCAGTTTGTCCCTCCTGTCAGGCAGCACCTCCTGGCAGATGGTAATAGCGCGGCTGCGGACGTCCTCCTGGTCAGCCTCGGGGACTCCAACGAGCCTCAGGTTCCGTcgacgcgtgtgtgtgtccatctcgTCCATCCTTTTGATGGTGTTCTTGACCGGTTGCTCCACCTGGGCGACCCTCTGCTCAACATGGGCCACCTTCGTACTCACAGCCTTCAGCTCCACGGTGGTGCGCTCCAGCTTTTCCTCCAG ACGGAtgagaggcagagggagaggCAGGGGATGGGGTCGAGGTTGTGGCCGCGGTCGGGGCAACAGAGGGTTTTATGGGGGACGGCATCAAGGCCTTCCTCTGGAGACGCCCCCACCCGTCACTCAGCGCTGCAGCGATGGGGACCCGTTGGGAGCTTTGGCCAGCAGTGACCATG ACTCGGACCGGGAGGATCCGGCTGCTGAGTCAAAGAGCGGCGGTCTGGTCGTGCCCCCGAAGCAGATGAGCTCAGCTCTGGGCTCCCTGATCGCCAGCTATGGCTCCATGAGTGAAAGCGATGAAGAGCCAGAAG TCGTTCCCATTCAGAGAGCCAGAGATCTGGTTCAAGAAAACCAGGTCCTCCTTCACTCCACGCCGCCAATCACCCAGAACAGAGGAGCCTCCGTACGCCCAGAATCCTCCTCAGAGGGTCGCAACGCCCCCCAGTTGGTCTCTGCTCCTCAcattggaagaggaagaggggggagaggaggcagaagaggaagaggacgcCAAGATAAGCCTCAAACAAGTCGTCCCACTCTACTTGAGATG cTGTTGGCACCAGATATCCGACATGAGAGGAACGTCCTCCTGCAGTGTGTGCGCTACGTCGTCCGAAGCAACTTCTTTGGCCTGGAGAGCATCCCTCAGAGGCGGGAGGGGGTCAGGAATGAACCCACAGCGGCCATTCCAAACCAGAGGAAGGGAAAACCATCGGGCGAAGATGACGCTGTGTCTCCATCTGTTAAATATGACAATCAGGAGGATTTAGGAGCAGCTGAAGCTGCGTTAGTTGAGCTGAACTGTCAGGACGGGGTTCTGCAGGGTGATCAGGTTTGTTCAGAACCCTCAGTGGAACTCATCCGCAACGGTGAAGAGACGGCTGACAAAGACTTGTCCACATGTGGAGATGAAATAACACGCACTTTGAATGTTTGTGATGATGAGATATGGGAGAGCCCTGGCTTCATcttgaatgaataa